DNA sequence from the Candidatus Bathyarchaeota archaeon genome:
GGTTTCTTTTGCGTCAACTGCAAGTTTATCAAGGAAGTCACTCATATTTGGCTTCTAACTCCTCAAGCTTCTGCAGGTTTCCGTCACTCGCTTTCACCAAAGCTTTGAGTTTCGCGAGTGCTAGTCCGCTTTCGATTGATTCTTTGGCGCACTCCATGGCTTCCAAGTAATTATGTGCTTTTCCGCCTATAATAATTCCTGCGGCGCTGTTAACAAGTACAATCTCGGCTTTAGCCTCGTTAGTTATATTGCCGCACAGGATTCTAAAGAGTGTCTCAGCGCTCTCATCAGAAGCTGATAACTGCAAATCGGTTGCTGTTGCTTTTCTTATGCCGAAATCGCGTGGATGGGTTTCTTTTTTGATTATGTTCCCGTCTTTTACGTGTACAATCAGGGTTTTGCCAACCGTTGAAATCTCATCTAACCCATCAAACCCATGAACAATCATAGCCTCTTCACAGCCCAGTTTAGCTAGAGCACAAGCCATAGAAACTGCCATTTTTGGGTCGTAAACGCCCAACAGTTGAGTGTTGGCACAGGCGGGATTTGTTAATGGTCCAAGCATGTTGAATACTGTGCGGATGCCGATTTCTCGTCTGGCTTCGGCAACGTATTTCATGGCTGGGTGGAAAGCTGGCGCGAACATGAAGCCGACACCAACCCGTTCGATTATACGTTCTACCGCTTTTGGTTCTAAGTTGAGGTTTAGCCCCAACTTTTCTAGTACGTCTGCGCTACCGCTTTTGCTTGTGACTGCCCTGTTGCCGTGTTTAGCTACTGATATTCCAGCGCCAGCGATGACGAAGGCTGCGGCTGTGCTTACGTTGAAGGTTTTTAGTTTGTCGCCTCCTGTTCCGCATGTGTCAACTAGTCGTCCTTGTACGTGGGGCTGGATTTGCTGGCAGTTTTTTCTCATGACAGAGGCAAAAGCGATTAGTTCTTCTGGTGTTTCGCCTTTCATTCGCAGAGCCGTTAGGAAAGCGGCAGTTTGGGCATTTGTTGCTTTTCCTGTCATGATTTCGTTCATGATTTGGGCTGATTCTTCGTAAGTTAGGTTGTTGCCTTCGATTATTTTTTGTATGCCTTCGCGTATCATCTGCCGTCTTTGCCCTCCAAGAAGTTTTTGATTATCAGTTTGCCGTCTTCGCAAAGGATTGATTCTGGGTGGAATTGTACACCGTAAATTGGATACTTCACGTGCCGTATACCCATGATTTCTCCATCATCTATGGCTTCAGCTGTAATCTGTAGGTTTGGCGGAATGGAATCTCGCTTGCCCGCTAGCGAGTGGTATCTCGTTGCAGAGAAGGGATTGCGGACACCTTTGAAGATGCCTTTTTGGTCATGTTTTATGATGCATGTTTTTCCATGCATGAGCTTTTTTGCATGAGTGATTTTTCCGCCGAAAGCGTGGATTATGCCTTGGTGACCTAGACAGACGCCTAATGTCGGTATGCTTGGGCTTAGGGTTTGCAGTATCGCGGTGCAGACGCCGAAGTATTTTTCGTCTTCTGGTGTGCCTGGACCTGGCGAAATCACGATTCTGTCGGGTTTAAGTTTGATTAATTCTTGCAGGTTGACTTGGTCGTTTCTGTAAACGATTGTTTCTGCGCCAAGTTCGCCTATGTACTGTACGAGGTTGTAGACGAATGAGTCGTAGTTGTCGATTATTAGTACCTTCATGTTTTTGTGTCTCCTGCGGCGTGTTCAAGCGCTTTCATTAGTGCCTTTGCTTTGTGGTCGGTTTCAAACCACTCTTTTTCAGGTATTGAATCAGCTACTATGCCTGCGCCAACTTGAATGTAAGCTTGGTTGCCTTCTGAGAATAGCGTGCGTATGGTTATGGCAAAATCAGAGTTGCCGTTGCATGAGAAGTAGCCGACTGCTCCAGCGTAAGGTCCACGGCGTGTTGGCTCAAGTTCTTCTATGATTTCCATTGCGCGAACTTTGGGTGCACCTGAAACAGTGCCAGCTGGGAACACCGCTTTTAGGGCGTCGAAGCTTTCTAACTCGTCTTTTAAGTCGCCGATAACTTGGGAAACGATGTGTTGGACGTGGCTGAACTGGTGGACTTGCATGAAATCGGGAACGTTTACGGTTCCGTATTTGCTGATTCTGCCCAAATCGTTTCTTGCTAAATCAACCAGCATAACGTGTTCTGCACGTTCTTTTTGGTCTTTTAGCAGTTCTCTGCCAAGACGCAGGTTTTCTTGCGGGTTTGTCGTGACGGGCGTTGTGCCAGCGATTGGGAAAGTTACGACTTTTCGGTTGTCAACACGAACCAGCATTTCTGGGCTGGCACCGACGATTTGGCGTTTGTCGGATTTGTAGAAGAACATGTAGGGTGAGGGGTTAATCTGGCGCAGACTTTTGTAGAATGTCAGAAGGCTGCCTGTATATTTGAATTGGAAGCGTTTTGATAGGACAACTTGGAATATGTCGCCTGCAGTGATGTATTGTTTGGCTTTTTTTACTGCTTTCTGGAAAGCCTGTTTTGTTGTGTTGACTTCGGGTTTGGTGTAGGTGAACGGTTCTTCTTCTACCGCTGGCTCTTTGAGTAAATCTTGAATTTCTTTGAGCCTGTTTTCACTTCTAAAATAGTAGTAAGCTTGATTTTGTGCGTGGTCAAAAACAAAACCATCCTCAAAAATGCCCATTTCCACATCAGGAAACTTTAGATCGTCTGGTTTTTGGCTGGGCAATTTTTCGATGTATCTGATGGCGTCATAGGATATGTATCCTAATGCTCCACCGACAAAACGGAAGTCAACCATGTGGTTTGTGTAGGGTTGCAGGTGCTCTTGGATTAGTTTGAAAGGGTCATGGGTTTGTTGGGTGGTTGTTTGGTTTGTTTTGGTGTTGGTTATGGTGACTGTGCCGTTTTTGGCTGATATGATTATTTTTGAGTCGAACCCTAAAAATGAGTAACGGGCTAGTTTTTGTGGTCCTTCGATGGATTCGAGGAGGTATGCGGTTTTGTATTTTTGGTGGAGTTTTGAGAATATTTCTAGGGGTTGGTTTGTGTAGTTGAATTTAACATAGTTTATTGGATTGATTGTGAGTTGTGTTTGTGTTGGCGTTTTGCCAAAGATGATACCCCATTTTAATCATGCTCCAAATTAGTTCACAACAATACAGCAATGACTTATTTAAGGCTTACTTGTACAAAAATGTACATTAAATCTGATTTGAACCTGAACCCGACCACAATCAGCAGTTTTGAAAATATTCAGGTTCAAACCACAAGGTCATCCTCAGAAGGGTACTCAGGCTCGGGTCGGTGCCTGCATAGTGAACTGGTAAAAACATTTGCGACGTGTTTACTTCTTTCTTCGTAGAATGGTAAGGAGTGCCATGACAACGATAACTACGACCACACCCCCAATAATGTAGAAGGCGTACTCATGTGATCCATTCCCTGCAGAAGATGTAGTTCCGATTGTGGAAGTAGGCGTAGTCATGCCTGTGGTGGGCGAGTTTATAGGGGCGGTTGGAGTTGGGGTTGGGTTTGCAGTTGAGGGCGCGGTCGGTGTAGGTGAAAGGGTTGGAGCTAATGTGGAGGTTGGTGTTGGCGATGGCGGGGGAGTGAGAGTAGTGGCTGTCCAAACAGTAGTCACGACCTTAGGAGCGTCCATTAGGACGTTTACAGAAGTGGACGATGAATTCACAGCCCCAGTCCATCCTTTGAATACCATCATGAGTGTGGAGTTAACGACGACAACCGTTTCCTTGATAGAGATTGACGCGTTTGACCCTTGGTTATACCAGTCTGAGCCAGAGGCTGTGCCGAACTGAGAAACAACCATCAAATAGTATTGTCTAGTCCAACTTTCGGTCAGATTAAGTGGTGCGTTAACTCGTATAGTCATAGATGCAGTGTCACCCCCCGCACCCGTCCAGCCAGCAAATACATCGCGGGTGTTATTATCGATCTGCATAATTGACTGGAAAAGAGTAACGGTTGATCCCTCGTCATACCAGCCGCTACGACTGGTATTGTCATAGGTTGACAATATGGAGACAAAGAACTGAGTTCGGTATGTAGCCTGAAGCGTTCGGTTCTGATATAACCTCATGGACTGTGAGGATTGATTTCCCCCATTGAAGGATTCGAACTTCAGCCTGATGTTGGAAGAGATTTGAACGTATTGTGGGAGGGTGATATTGTAGTTCGAAAAGTAGCTCAACTTTGCCAAGAGATTTCCATGAACATCTGTGTTGAACTGGTTGCCGTTGATGCTTAAGGGAACGTTTGGAACGTTGGTTTTTAACGTGAGCCAGACGTCTACAAATCCTCCATTTGGCTTGACTAAAGGATAGTAATCAATGCCGTTTGGGTTTATGGAGTATGGTATGCCTCCGACGCCATCTCCCATCTCAGTTCCCATGTAATCACTCCAATAATTCCCCCTTCCAGCCCAGTTCCACTGGTTAGCTTGGCCTCCGTCGTATCCATTAATAAAGTTGTTGAAACTGTTCAAAGTAATGACATTACCATTTCCAGAGACAGATATTCCGAAAGTGCTCTGTGAAACATTATTTGCTCTGACCCAGTTATAGCTAGCTACACCAAAGATCTGAATGCCAGTCGAGTCGGAACCTGAAACCATGTTGGCTTGAATGAAGTTATGTTCAGAGTCCTTGACAGCTATGCCCCAATAGTTTTGCGACATCATGTTTCCGTCAATACCTGTACCAACATAATTTCCTGTGATGGAGTTGTAGTTAGCGAAACCCGTTATGGTCACACCTACGCTACCTCCAACAATCAAGTTCCCCTCGCCCGAAGCAATGCCACCGATAAAGTTGTGATAGGATCCAAAATCCAACCTGATGCCCTTCTGCGAGCTTTGCAAGACCTTAGTCCCAGTGATGTCACTTCCAATATAATTCCCTATTACGATATTACCAGTTGCTATAGGCCATTGTACGAAGCTAATACCGTCGTTAGTGTTTCCACTTATCACATTTCTATCAGAAGGAGAGACCCCTCCAATTAAGTTAAATGATTCAAAAACCACAATGCCATCGTAGTTACCCAACACTTTGGTGCCAGTCACATCCGTGCCAATAAGATTGCCTGCCACAACATTCCCTTCTGCACCAGCGTCGCCAATCGTAATTCCTGCCGAGTTTCCGCTGATTACATTGTTGCGAATTGCGTTACGTGGTCCGCCCTCTATGGTGATGCCAGTACCACGGTTTCCCAAAACTGCCTCACCTGCCGCGTCTGTACCAATATAGTTTCCTACCACTTTGTTATCGTGACCCCATAGGATGCTTATGCCCGCTCGAACATTACCAGCTATTACATTCTTGTATCCCGGCGACATACCTCCTATCGTGGTATGCGAGGCTTTATCAAGCCAAATACCAATACCCTGAACACCTAGCGTGCGCTCCCCAGTAAAATCTGTCCCTATGTAGTTGCCGAGGATCCTGTTGAAGTCAGAGACGCCCCTAATGTTATTGAAAGGGATATCTGTAGACAGCGCCTGAATATTTTCAACAATACTAATGCCAGCAATCACGTTGCCACTGATGACGTTGCCCTCGCCAATTGTATGATTACCGCCTATGACGTTGTAAGAGCCGTTAGCAATACCTATTCCAACCGACGGGAAATCTACAACCTGTAATCCCATTATGACATTATGGTCAGAAGTGATTACCAATCCGTTGCTCCTCGAAGGCATGTCTGTTCCGTTGAGAATCACTCCTGCCCCGACTGCGCTGATCATGATGCTTCCTTGGCTGATTAGGGGAAAGGCAGTCTTAGGCATTATCGTAGCTGGATTTGTCGGCTGGAATACGGCAGGATCAAAAACAATCTTGTCTCCGGTTTGAGCATGTTCAAGGGCCCACCTGAGTGTAACAGGGCTACTGCTGTCAGCTGTGCTGTTTACAATCCATGTCGTGCGACCGCCAGTCGCAATAGTCTGTGAAGATGCGGCGATGCCACCTGCCAAGATTCCTGTCTGTGACTCCACTATTGTCAGTGGCTCTTCTGCGAAACTCTGGAGTGCAGCAACATTGTAGTTTGCATTGAATTGCCCACTTGAGAAGCCGGTGGCAGCATGGTTTGGAGCGCCAACAACGAACAAGCCTTCCTCACCGCATCCAACGTAAACAGTGCCGGATTCAACTGCCACGCCTAAAGCTCGACCGTGCAACGCAATGGACTCCGTAAGAACTGGGTTGGCGGGGTCTGTGATGTCTATGATCTGGAGACCTTGGCCTCCTGCAGCTATATACAGACTAGTTCCGTAGATTGCTACACCACATCCCTCACCAGGGATCTGCAACCTAGACACCTCTTTTGGCTGATTGGGCTTCGAGATGTCAATAACCATAATATCCCCTGCAGGGCCTATGAGGTAGAGAAAATTACCAGTGATAAAGGAAGACCACGCTCTTATGAAACCTGACAGTTCGTAGGCCGAAATTATGCTTGTCCTCGTGGGATCGGAGACATTTATCGAGTAAAGTATTCCGTCGCAAGTTCCGTAAGCTACGCCGTCAGAGGCGGTAACCGAGCCTGGAACAAGGGTCTGATTAGCTCTTCCGAGCCCTCCTGTGAAATCATGCAGTGTTCCCAAGAATGCTGGTGCTGCTGGATTTGTGACGTTAACCATCTCCCAATCGTATTCGGTGGTGACGTAGGCGATACCGTCGCAGATGTTCATTCGAGCAGTAGGCGAATATACGTCTACTGTAGAAAGGAGAGCCGGTGCCGATGGTGTGGAAATGTCAAAAATCATAATTGCGTTCGGACTGAGCAGATACGCAATGTTACCTTTGACCTCGATTCCTCGGTAATTTTCTGCGAACCTTATAGGAGAATTGTAAGTGTACGATATTACACTTGGATAATAAGGGTTTGTTAGATTCACCACCTTGAGAGGGGCATCTCCTGCCGTGACACCAACCACGTAGCCATAATTTCCAGAGACTCCAATTTCGCCTGCATAACCAAACTCACTGAATAAACCGATCTGCATAACGCCACTTGGCAACCGTGAAATATCTATTATCCGGAGGCCGAGCGTTCTGTCGGCAAGGCAAACTGCGTTTCTAATCAAAGCTAAGTCTACCGCTTGTCCCATCCCCCTGCCTCCCTTCTCATGAGGGCCCTCGCCAAAGATTTGTGTTGGATTAGTTGTATTGGAAACATCAAGCACAGTCAGTCCAGCGAATTCATCAGCCACATAGGCTCTATTGTCGCTGACGATAACTCTCATAGCCCAGCCCTCTGTTGGAGTCGACCCTAATGTGTATGGTTGAGCTGGGTTGGACACATCGGCGATATGAAGACCTGCCCAGCCGTCAGCGATAAATGCGGTGCTATCTAAAACAGCGATTCCATATGAATAGCCAGGTGTGTCCAATGAACTTATCTCGGATGGGTGTGTCGGAGCTGAAACGTCAGCGACGAGCAGTCCAGCCCCTCCAGCGGCAACATACACGTAATTGCCAGCCACAGCCACGTCGAAAGCATAATCGAGAATGTAGGCAGAGCCGACCTCACGTGGGTGAGTGGGGTCAGAAACATCTATTACTCGGAGCCCGCTTGGGCCATCAGCGAGATAGGCAAAACGTCCTGATACTGCCAC
Encoded proteins:
- the trpE gene encoding anthranilate synthase component I, with amino-acid sequence MNYVKFNYTNQPLEIFSKLHQKYKTAYLLESIEGPQKLARYSFLGFDSKIIISAKNGTVTITNTKTNQTTTQQTHDPFKLIQEHLQPYTNHMVDFRFVGGALGYISYDAIRYIEKLPSQKPDDLKFPDVEMGIFEDGFVFDHAQNQAYYYFRSENRLKEIQDLLKEPAVEEEPFTYTKPEVNTTKQAFQKAVKKAKQYITAGDIFQVVLSKRFQFKYTGSLLTFYKSLRQINPSPYMFFYKSDKRQIVGASPEMLVRVDNRKVVTFPIAGTTPVTTNPQENLRLGRELLKDQKERAEHVMLVDLARNDLGRISKYGTVNVPDFMQVHQFSHVQHIVSQVIGDLKDELESFDALKAVFPAGTVSGAPKVRAMEIIEELEPTRRGPYAGAVGYFSCNGNSDFAITIRTLFSEGNQAYIQVGAGIVADSIPEKEWFETDHKAKALMKALEHAAGDTKT
- the trpD gene encoding anthranilate phosphoribosyltransferase codes for the protein MIREGIQKIIEGNNLTYEESAQIMNEIMTGKATNAQTAAFLTALRMKGETPEELIAFASVMRKNCQQIQPHVQGRLVDTCGTGGDKLKTFNVSTAAAFVIAGAGISVAKHGNRAVTSKSGSADVLEKLGLNLNLEPKAVERIIERVGVGFMFAPAFHPAMKYVAEARREIGIRTVFNMLGPLTNPACANTQLLGVYDPKMAVSMACALAKLGCEEAMIVHGFDGLDEISTVGKTLIVHVKDGNIIKKETHPRDFGIRKATATDLQLSASDESAETLFRILCGNITNEAKAEIVLVNSAAGIIIGGKAHNYLEAMECAKESIESGLALAKLKALVKASDGNLQKLEELEAKYE
- a CDS encoding aminodeoxychorismate/anthranilate synthase component II, producing MKVLIIDNYDSFVYNLVQYIGELGAETIVYRNDQVNLQELIKLKPDRIVISPGPGTPEDEKYFGVCTAILQTLSPSIPTLGVCLGHQGIIHAFGGKITHAKKLMHGKTCIIKHDQKGIFKGVRNPFSATRYHSLAGKRDSIPPNLQITAEAIDDGEIMGIRHVKYPIYGVQFHPESILCEDGKLIIKNFLEGKDGR